The stretch of DNA ATGGACTCCGGCTTGCGGGTGATCTTGAGTTGCGGGTACTCGTAGGGCTCCCGGGCCAGCTGCTTGAGGACCTGGTCCATGTGGTTGTCGTAGATGTGGACGTCGCCGCCCGTCCAGACGAATTCGCCGGGTTCCAGTCCGGTCTGCTGGGCGATCATGCAGGTCAGCAGGGCGTAGGACGCGATATTGAAGGGGACGCCGAGAAAGGTGTCCGCCGAGCGCTGGTACAGCTGGCAGGAAAGCTTTCCGTCCGCGACGTAAAACTGGAAGAAGGCATGGCACGGCGGCAGCGCCATGTCCTTGAGCTCCGAGACGTTCCAGGCCGAGACGATGTGGCGGCGCGAGTCCGGGTTGGCCTTGAGGTTCTCGACAAGTTCAGCGATCTGGTCGATATGACCGCCGTCAGGAGTGGGCCACGAGCGCCACTGGACGCCGTAGACCGGGCCCAGCTCGCCGTCGGCGTCGGCCCATTCATTCCAGATGGTGACGCCCTGGTCCTGCATCCATTTCACGTTGGTGTCCCCGCGCAGGAACCAGAGCAGTTCCACGGCCACGGACTTGAAATGCACGCGTTTGGTGGTGATCAGGGGGAAGCTCTTGCCCAGGTCGAAGCGCAGCTGACGGCCGAACACGCTGAGCGTGCCCGTCCCGGTGCGGTCCGATTTGTGCGTGCCGTGTTCCAGGACATCGCGCAGCAGGTCTTCATAAGGCGTTGGAATGCTCACCGTCCCAGTCTACTGACTGGCCGCTAGGCCCTCCACGCGGGGCCTGGGGTGCTTCAGTCATCGAACGGCTTGAACCGTTCCACGGCGACCACCTTGCTTTTGCTGCCGTGCGCCACATGGCACACGACGATCTCGCCCGGAGCCAGGAAGGGATCCGCCGAGGGCAGCTTGGTCTTCATCCGCGGGCTCATGTGTTTCTCGAGCTGTTTGAAGATGGTCGGCAGCGCCGGGCGGTGCGTGCACAGCGCCACAGCGCGCTCCTTGTCGAACAGGCCGTCCACGACGGCGGCCGTCTTGTGCGGGCTGCGGCCGTGCCGGTGCTCCGTGAGGGCCTCATTCAGCTTCACCTTGGCATCCGAGGCCTTGGCGTAGGGGGCGATCGTGGCCACGCACCGCAGCCAGGGGCTTGAGACGATCCGTGCCGGCTTCCACGCCTGCAATAGCCGCCCCACAGCCTGGGCCTGCCGCATCCCCGTCGCGGCCAACGGGCGGTCGCCCTCGGCCTTGCTCCACGAGGAACGGGGTTTGGCCTTCGCATGGCGCACAACCAGCAACGGCCACGTGCTGAGCTCGCCGCGGTCATGGGCGGCCACCAGATGCTCAAGCGGCCCGACGTCGCTGGGGTTGCTCAGCAGGCGGGCAGCCTTCTCGGGGGAACACCACATCACGCTGTCCACTTCCTTGCCGTCCGGCACGAGGCGGGCACCGTCGACGTCGACGGCCCAGTAGTGGACCACCTTCAAGCCTGCGGAAACGTGGTAGTGGATGGGAGGCAGCGGAATCCCCAGCGCGGCGTTGAGCCCGATCTCCTCCCGCACCTCCCGGGTGGCGCACTCCGGCACCGTCTCGCCCTTATCGATCTTGCCTTTTGGCCAGGACCAGTCGTCGTACCGCGGACGGTGGATCAGCAGGACTTCGAGCTCGTCCTTGTTATCCGCATTAAGCCGCCAGGGGATGGCTCCGGCAGCAGTGACCGCAATCGCTTCGCCGGGGTGGTCCGTCTGGTCCGCAACCAGTGCATCGCTACTCAACGCCCAAGCCCCTACCGCAGGCCGGCCGAACGCTGCCGCGACCGGGACGCGAGCAGCCAGGACTGCACGTCTTCCAGGCGGTGGCCGTCCTCGGTGACATGGTGGCGCTTCCACTCGCCGGAGCTGTCCAGGTGCCAGCTCGCCGTCTCCGGGTCCATGTAGCGACGGAGCATGTCCAGGACGTAGCTCGTGTCGTCCCCGCTGTTGAGCTGCACGAGGGCCTCCACCCGGCGGTCCAGGTTGCGGTGCATCATGTCGGCGGAGCCGATGTAGACCACGGGATCGCCGGCATTGGCGAAGGCGAAGACGCGCGAGTGTTCAAGGAAGCGGCCCAGGATGGAGCGGACCGTGATGTTCTCGCTGAGGCCCGGAACGCCCGGGCGCAGGGAGCAGATGCCGCGGACAATGACGTCCACGGGCACGCCCGCCTGGGAGGCCCGGTACAGGGAATCGATGACGGCCTCGTCCACCATCGAGTTGACCTTGATCTGCACCCGGGCCGGAAGGCCTGCGCGGGCGTTGCGGATTTCGGTTTCAATCCGGTCGATGAGCCCGGAGCGCACGGAACGCGGGGCCACCAGCAGCCGCTTGAAGGTGGACTTGGGCGCGTAGCCGGAAAGCTGGTTGAAGAGCTTGGAGAGGTCCTCGCCCACCTGCTCGTTGGCCGTCAGCAGGCCCAGGTCCTCGTAGTAGCGTGCTGTGCGCGGGTGGTAATTTCCGGTGCCGATGTGGCAGTAGCGGCGCAGGCCGTCC from Arthrobacter sp. B3I9 encodes:
- a CDS encoding thymidylate synthase, with the protein product MSIPTPYEDLLRDVLEHGTHKSDRTGTGTLSVFGRQLRFDLGKSFPLITTKRVHFKSVAVELLWFLRGDTNVKWMQDQGVTIWNEWADADGELGPVYGVQWRSWPTPDGGHIDQIAELVENLKANPDSRRHIVSAWNVSELKDMALPPCHAFFQFYVADGKLSCQLYQRSADTFLGVPFNIASYALLTCMIAQQTGLEPGEFVWTGGDVHIYDNHMDQVLKQLAREPYEYPQLKITRKPESIFDYTLDDFEVVGYQHHPTIKAPIAV
- a CDS encoding NUDIX hydrolase → MSSDALVADQTDHPGEAIAVTAAGAIPWRLNADNKDELEVLLIHRPRYDDWSWPKGKIDKGETVPECATREVREEIGLNAALGIPLPPIHYHVSAGLKVVHYWAVDVDGARLVPDGKEVDSVMWCSPEKAARLLSNPSDVGPLEHLVAAHDRGELSTWPLLVVRHAKAKPRSSWSKAEGDRPLAATGMRQAQAVGRLLQAWKPARIVSSPWLRCVATIAPYAKASDAKVKLNEALTEHRHGRSPHKTAAVVDGLFDKERAVALCTHRPALPTIFKQLEKHMSPRMKTKLPSADPFLAPGEIVVCHVAHGSKSKVVAVERFKPFDD